The following are encoded together in the uncultured Sphaerochaeta sp. genome:
- a CDS encoding FtsX-like permease family protein: MKHALLRLLVLRKLGYKGSKAARKRIFFNLALITLVVGALVFAQIFVVSMSKGIADKYALLGNGHLQVHEDFTRVLPVKEGVLDVQLVSQSYALIYSPDGNKMVRLKGVEDGYFNELRTSQITLMEGIPKESTTLEQVLLSTTLADELQVGIGDRVALMLVGDDGIRPQFCVVGNLYDSGYRELDANLAFCDYGLIHRLFKGSEETYHELLVSQERIEPLKQEYKADGLMVTSWDEENFTIATNLNTSRQAVLGVMVAVAMLCGYFISELSRELVEDDKHQIAMLTLLGARHSLIRGVYFYTVMMVTSLSMIGGTFLGIIMSSNLSPLLSAIADRSIPSLSYYLLDFSVVYPLGDILVIVLVLLLVSVISVQFSLRRVKRIEPLSCTHFD, encoded by the coding sequence TTGAAGCATGCACTTCTTCGCCTTCTAGTACTGAGAAAGCTCGGGTACAAAGGAAGCAAAGCAGCAAGGAAAAGAATCTTCTTTAATCTCGCTTTGATCACACTGGTAGTTGGAGCCTTGGTCTTCGCACAGATTTTTGTGGTATCCATGAGTAAGGGGATTGCTGATAAATATGCATTATTGGGTAATGGTCATCTGCAAGTGCATGAGGATTTCACACGTGTCTTGCCCGTGAAGGAAGGTGTGTTGGATGTGCAGCTGGTTTCTCAAAGCTATGCCTTAATTTATAGTCCAGACGGAAACAAGATGGTAAGGCTTAAGGGTGTTGAGGACGGATATTTCAACGAACTGAGAACCTCGCAAATTACCTTGATGGAAGGAATTCCCAAGGAAAGTACCACGCTAGAACAGGTACTGCTCAGCACTACCTTGGCTGATGAACTCCAGGTGGGTATCGGTGATCGTGTTGCCTTGATGCTGGTAGGTGATGATGGGATCCGTCCACAATTCTGCGTAGTGGGCAATCTCTATGATTCAGGGTATCGGGAACTTGATGCGAATCTCGCCTTTTGTGACTATGGCCTGATTCATCGGCTGTTCAAGGGCAGTGAGGAGACCTACCATGAATTGTTGGTAAGCCAGGAGAGGATTGAACCTTTGAAGCAGGAATATAAGGCTGATGGGTTAATGGTAACTTCTTGGGATGAGGAGAATTTCACCATTGCTACAAACCTTAATACAAGCAGGCAGGCCGTGTTGGGTGTTATGGTGGCTGTTGCAATGCTCTGTGGTTATTTCATCAGCGAACTGAGCAGGGAACTGGTTGAGGATGACAAACATCAGATTGCTATGCTCACCTTGCTTGGAGCACGCCATAGCTTGATCCGTGGTGTTTATTTCTACACGGTCATGATGGTGACAAGTCTCTCCATGATAGGGGGAACCTTCCTGGGAATTATCATGTCAAGCAATCTTTCCCCATTGCTCAGCGCGATCGCAGATCGTTCAATTCCCTCTCTTTCCTACTATCTCCTGGATTTTAGTGTGGTCTATCCTCTGGGAGATATCCTCGTCATTGTACTGGTTCTGCTTCTGGTAAGTGTGATATCTGTACAGTTCAGTTTGAGACGTGTAAAACGAATCGAACCTTTAAGCTGTACACACTTTGATTAA
- a CDS encoding ABC transporter ATP-binding protein, with protein sequence MMKSTEVLTLEHVSKSFPATLRGGEPIQILEGVSLTLNRATSIAITGRSGSGKSTLLQVSAGLLSADSGSIRFEGKEIPKLDDEHLSRLRSRSMGFIFQSSLLLDDFTAIENVQISAMIAGHSERDASRKALAMLELVGMQDRLGHTSDQLSGGERQRVAIARALVNEPSLIFADEPTGSLDERNAALVEDLLFSLVADREVALMLITHNLAFASRCNTVYQLHNRNVEVRS encoded by the coding sequence ATGATGAAGTCAACTGAGGTACTCACTCTTGAACATGTCTCGAAGAGTTTTCCTGCAACCCTCAGGGGAGGAGAGCCCATCCAGATATTGGAAGGGGTTTCCCTCACCCTGAATCGTGCAACGAGTATTGCAATCACCGGGCGAAGCGGGAGCGGGAAGTCGACCCTGTTGCAGGTCAGTGCAGGGTTGCTTTCAGCAGACAGTGGAAGTATCCGGTTTGAAGGTAAGGAGATTCCCAAACTCGATGATGAACACCTCAGTAGGCTGAGAAGCCGTTCTATGGGCTTCATATTCCAGAGCAGTTTGCTTCTGGATGATTTCACAGCCATTGAGAATGTGCAGATCTCTGCCATGATTGCAGGGCACAGTGAGAGAGATGCCTCTCGTAAGGCATTGGCAATGCTTGAACTGGTAGGTATGCAGGATCGACTTGGGCACACCAGCGACCAACTCTCCGGAGGGGAGCGCCAACGGGTCGCCATTGCAAGGGCTCTGGTGAATGAGCCCTCACTCATTTTTGCCGATGAACCAACAGGTTCATTGGATGAGAGAAATGCTGCACTGGTTGAAGATCTTCTCTTTTCATTGGTCGCTGATAGGGAAGTAGCCCTGATGCTGATCACCCACAACCTTGCTTTTGCCAGTCGCTGTAATACTGTTTATCAACTCCATAATAGAAATGTGGAGGTGCGCTCTTGA
- a CDS encoding FtsX-like permease family protein, whose protein sequence is MRLLLHLAIRYAFSKQNRHRGTSVRISLGLALCLFAIVAVLSFMQALQRNQFEDIRTFESFDLQIDLQSNNYIAANEAATLIEGLDSVQHAFVYVDIPVIAQGTEGSTIAGRLRGIDGEGRFLSNLNSYRGFLFQEGQIAVSYSNTRSIDMGETLTLTFLKKGKQATVVPSRKELEVGAVYYTSSYDFDQSTFLCDVATLLALQGDVPLKIGVYTPHDVKEVKAEIMQLGFTNTSTWMEINASLYGAMELEQKMMALMLFLMVLVILVHIRNSSRRLLLAKQTEIAMLRAIGLTKTKVQALFVLQAVVVAVIGSLVGVVLSYVGIAIYPTLSSYVYRSMGVHLELEIRSVELLVLFIVIVAFSLLASYHGTHRILKADIMEMFTHDEVN, encoded by the coding sequence ATGCGGTTGTTGTTGCACCTTGCCATCCGCTATGCCTTCTCCAAGCAGAATCGGCATCGCGGGACAAGTGTACGTATTTCCCTTGGGCTTGCTCTCTGTCTCTTCGCCATCGTGGCAGTGCTTTCGTTTATGCAAGCTTTACAGCGCAACCAGTTTGAGGATATCAGGACCTTTGAGTCTTTCGATCTTCAGATAGACCTACAGAGCAACAATTACATTGCAGCCAATGAAGCTGCAACCCTGATTGAAGGGTTGGATTCTGTCCAGCATGCTTTTGTGTATGTAGATATTCCTGTCATTGCCCAAGGGACTGAAGGGTCGACCATTGCAGGCCGACTAAGAGGAATAGACGGGGAGGGAAGATTTCTTTCCAATCTAAACAGCTACCGTGGATTCCTGTTTCAGGAAGGGCAGATTGCGGTTTCCTACTCAAATACACGTTCCATCGATATGGGTGAAACCCTCACGCTTACATTCCTGAAAAAAGGCAAGCAGGCAACGGTGGTTCCGTCCCGAAAGGAACTTGAGGTGGGAGCTGTGTACTATACATCCAGCTATGACTTTGATCAATCTACCTTTCTCTGTGATGTTGCGACCCTACTTGCCCTGCAAGGAGACGTTCCCTTGAAGATTGGGGTATACACCCCCCACGATGTCAAGGAAGTGAAAGCTGAAATCATGCAATTGGGCTTTACCAATACAAGCACCTGGATGGAGATAAATGCTTCTCTTTATGGTGCAATGGAACTTGAACAGAAGATGATGGCACTTATGCTCTTTCTGATGGTGTTGGTCATACTGGTTCATATTAGAAATAGTTCCAGAAGATTGCTGCTCGCAAAGCAAACTGAGATTGCGATGCTCCGTGCCATCGGGCTTACCAAGACAAAGGTACAAGCTTTGTTCGTGTTGCAGGCAGTGGTAGTGGCAGTCATTGGAAGCTTGGTGGGCGTTGTTCTCTCCTATGTAGGCATTGCTATTTATCCAACGCTTTCTTCCTATGTATACCGATCGATGGGTGTCCATCTGGAACTTGAGATCAGGAGTGTGGAACTTCTGGTGTTGTTTATTGTCATTGTTGCCTTCAGCCTCCTTGCGTCCTATCACGGGACCCACAGGATTCTGAAGGCCGATATCATGGAGATGTTTACACATGATGAAGTCAACTGA
- the ftsY gene encoding signal recognition particle-docking protein FtsY: MLKGFGAKLKALFGINTFDDSYFEQLEDFLIEGDLGAKLAFTISDEVRKRARSEKSKTTQDLQLLVKNHLHEKIEAFQPTLEPGKLTVFLVLGVNGVGKTTTIAKLANMYKKQGKQVLLAAADTFRAAAIDQLEVHAQRLGCRIVKQKSGSDPGSVVFDAITSAQAKGEDLVLVDTAGRMHNKENLLRELSKIDKIVKGRGIEEVNYKKFLVIDSTTGQNGISQAELFNQAVKLDGLILSKYDSLAKGGALVQIGEKFGIPVSFVGTGETYQDIKAFDKEDFLNTLVGLTD, encoded by the coding sequence ATGTTGAAAGGATTTGGGGCGAAGCTGAAAGCCCTGTTTGGAATCAATACGTTTGATGATTCGTACTTTGAACAACTTGAAGATTTTCTTATTGAGGGTGATTTGGGAGCCAAGCTGGCCTTCACCATCAGCGATGAAGTAAGGAAACGGGCAAGAAGCGAAAAATCGAAAACCACACAAGATTTGCAGTTGTTGGTGAAAAATCACCTACATGAAAAGATTGAAGCTTTCCAGCCTACCCTTGAACCTGGGAAACTTACAGTATTTCTTGTGTTGGGAGTCAATGGAGTGGGAAAAACTACCACCATTGCAAAACTTGCAAACATGTACAAGAAGCAGGGAAAACAGGTTTTACTTGCTGCAGCAGACACGTTCCGTGCTGCTGCCATAGATCAGCTGGAAGTACATGCTCAGCGGCTTGGCTGCAGGATTGTAAAACAGAAAAGCGGAAGCGACCCTGGATCGGTTGTCTTTGATGCGATTACCTCTGCCCAGGCAAAAGGGGAGGACCTGGTCTTGGTTGATACAGCTGGGAGAATGCACAACAAGGAAAATTTGCTAAGGGAACTCTCAAAGATTGACAAGATTGTTAAGGGGAGAGGCATCGAGGAAGTCAACTACAAGAAATTCCTCGTTATTGACAGTACTACTGGTCAAAACGGGATCAGCCAGGCTGAGCTCTTCAACCAGGCAGTGAAGCTCGATGGTCTGATCCTTTCCAAATATGATAGTCTGGCAAAAGGTGGAGCCTTGGTTCAGATTGGTGAAAAGTTTGGTATTCCTGTTTCATTCGTGGGTACCGGTGAGACATACCAGGATATCAAAGCCTTTGACAAGGAAGACTTCTTAAATACACTGGTAGGTCTCACAGATTAA
- the prfB gene encoding peptide chain release factor 2 (programmed frameshift): MFFQNKSQFESVKEEAYTVWRRLDPQGMEKKIAELEAKTLEPGFWDDPNNAQALFTELNSLKDTYNTWKELIDKMDEMSELMEIYADEPDNAEEESEINEQIETLLATYQKLRVKTLLDGKFDKNDCFLTIHAGAGGTEASDWANMLMRMYLRYCERSGFKSQILDLQEDEGGIKSATIKVSGAYTFGYLKGEAGVHRLVRISPFDSQKRRHTSFTSVYASPVIDDTIEIDLKPEDYRLDTYRAGGAGGQHVNKTDSAVRITHYATGIVVQCQNERSQVMNKDVAFKMLKSRLYEYYREEKEKEHQKDAIEKKEITWGSQIRSYVFQPYTMVKDHRTGTTIGNIQAVMDGEIEPLIESYLQWGQKEE, from the exons ATGTTTTTCCAGAATAAATCTCAGTTTGAATCAGTAAAAGAAGAAGCCTATACCGTATGGAGGCGTCTT GACCCGCAAGGGATGGAAAAGAAGATAGCAGAACTCGAAGCAAAAACGCTTGAACCGGGATTCTGGGATGATCCAAACAATGCACAGGCTCTGTTCACAGAACTCAACAGCCTGAAAGATACATACAATACTTGGAAAGAGTTGATCGATAAAATGGATGAAATGAGCGAGCTCATGGAAATCTATGCAGATGAACCGGATAATGCGGAGGAAGAATCTGAGATCAACGAACAGATTGAGACATTGCTTGCCACATACCAAAAACTACGAGTCAAGACCTTGCTTGATGGTAAGTTCGACAAGAATGACTGCTTTCTCACCATTCATGCAGGAGCCGGTGGAACTGAAGCCAGTGACTGGGCCAATATGTTGATGCGTATGTATCTCAGGTATTGCGAGCGTAGTGGTTTTAAAAGCCAGATTCTTGATCTCCAGGAGGATGAGGGTGGTATTAAGAGTGCCACCATCAAGGTTTCTGGGGCATATACCTTTGGGTACCTGAAAGGAGAGGCTGGTGTTCACCGATTGGTGCGTATAAGTCCTTTTGATTCCCAGAAGCGTCGGCATACATCGTTTACCAGTGTCTATGCATCCCCGGTGATCGATGACACTATCGAGATTGACCTGAAGCCTGAGGATTATCGTCTTGATACCTATCGGGCCGGTGGCGCTGGTGGTCAGCACGTCAACAAGACCGACAGTGCGGTGAGGATAACCCACTATGCCACAGGAATTGTTGTACAGTGTCAGAACGAGCGTAGCCAGGTGATGAACAAAGATGTCGCCTTCAAGATGCTCAAGAGTCGTCTATACGAGTATTACCGTGAAGAAAAAGAGAAAGAACACCAAAAAGATGCCATAGAGAAGAAAGAAATTACCTGGGGAAGCCAGATTCGTTCTTATGTGTTCCAACCGTACACCATGGTCAAGGACCATCGTACTGGGACGACCATCGGTAATATCCAGGCAGTTATGGATGGGGAGATCGAGCCTCTTATCGAAAGTTATTTGCAATGGGGGCAGAAGGAGGAGTAG
- a CDS encoding alpha-amylase/4-alpha-glucanotransferase domain-containing protein: MKLLVGAYSQITNAEPMPVYERALEAVCKPLLTYLHAHEDAIMQLSLSIPLLDWLDANHSSVNLLISDLAKNGKLEMLTGSFNQSILSLLSPKDRSNQIEMTTTYLRKRFGQRSKTLFSYGQVFNPLYINTANLCFIDSIIISTSDETGLQQFNEPFIMQEMGKSVSIIPMDGTISDLIASFAKKTISFGNLIEHIRNYLESEPPFVMAMINLDHLLQAGVTAQQTIQLFDLFLGYETSSIEESYLHNDPPKKGYLQAGWYGIDANKGALNCINELFVEDESLAYLYGRYTTMVETARMYKKDKDVRKRLEALIQKISCGSMYLCDANAPMLRSSVRKLFWRYISEADSVLTALKDYSYPVNNDFDHDALSEYLFFGKYLSCVVDPKGGSLSELTYLPSLYNYGDTFSPLSQFGSCSGNHHQLPPGQKQRLFNDVFLRENFVMDEYTKLDEKNCLAMGNQIYNLEGVDRRNTEYLATCTTGDSPIIGGSLQIAKHFKLRQNTILVDITLTNIGEEPISCIYGCEIPLSIDSHGLPISFIQLENKKNLTWQEKEVVLEQVKSLRIYDEPNSTSLTLVGDTRFTLLKEDYTIESETVLGNETLYQHTLFMASWPIVLASGGEKKITLGLRIERK; the protein is encoded by the coding sequence ATGAAATTATTAGTAGGTGCGTACAGTCAAATCACAAATGCTGAGCCAATGCCCGTTTACGAACGGGCATTGGAAGCTGTATGCAAACCTTTGCTTACTTATCTCCATGCACATGAAGATGCGATCATGCAACTTTCTTTGAGTATTCCTTTGCTCGATTGGCTTGATGCTAACCATAGTTCAGTGAATCTCTTGATATCCGACCTTGCAAAGAATGGGAAACTGGAAATGCTTACAGGTTCATTCAATCAGAGTATTCTGAGTTTGCTCTCTCCCAAGGACCGTTCCAACCAGATAGAAATGACGACCACCTATCTGAGAAAGCGATTTGGACAGCGCTCCAAGACGCTTTTCAGTTATGGGCAGGTTTTCAACCCGCTATACATCAATACAGCAAATCTTTGCTTCATAGATTCAATAATTATATCCACCTCTGACGAGACAGGGCTCCAGCAATTTAATGAGCCGTTCATCATGCAGGAAATGGGGAAGTCCGTCTCCATCATTCCCATGGATGGTACCATCAGTGATCTGATAGCCTCTTTTGCAAAAAAAACTATCAGTTTTGGAAATCTGATTGAACATATCAGGAACTATTTGGAGAGTGAACCTCCCTTTGTCATGGCAATGATCAACCTTGATCATTTGTTGCAGGCAGGTGTAACTGCACAGCAAACCATACAACTGTTCGATCTTTTCTTGGGGTATGAGACCAGTTCCATCGAGGAATCATATCTCCATAACGATCCTCCGAAGAAAGGGTATCTGCAAGCAGGGTGGTATGGTATTGATGCAAACAAGGGAGCTTTGAATTGTATCAATGAATTGTTTGTAGAGGATGAAAGTCTTGCTTATCTATATGGACGCTATACCACCATGGTGGAAACGGCACGTATGTACAAGAAGGACAAGGATGTACGGAAACGCTTGGAAGCCTTGATCCAGAAGATTTCATGTGGAAGTATGTATCTTTGTGATGCCAACGCACCAATGCTGCGTTCATCAGTCAGAAAATTGTTCTGGCGATATATCAGTGAAGCGGACAGTGTTCTCACTGCACTCAAGGATTACAGCTATCCGGTGAACAATGACTTTGACCACGATGCCTTGAGTGAATATCTATTCTTTGGTAAGTACCTGAGTTGTGTGGTAGATCCAAAGGGAGGTTCTCTTTCTGAACTTACCTATTTGCCTTCTTTGTATAATTATGGGGATACGTTCAGTCCACTTTCACAGTTTGGTAGTTGCAGTGGCAATCATCACCAACTTCCTCCTGGGCAAAAACAGCGATTGTTCAATGACGTTTTTCTGAGAGAAAACTTTGTCATGGATGAATACACCAAGTTGGATGAAAAGAATTGCTTGGCTATGGGAAACCAGATCTATAATCTTGAGGGAGTTGACCGTAGAAATACTGAGTATTTGGCAACCTGCACAACTGGGGACAGTCCGATCATAGGTGGAAGCTTGCAAATTGCCAAACATTTCAAGCTTAGGCAGAATACTATTTTAGTAGATATAACGCTCACCAACATTGGTGAGGAACCAATAAGCTGTATCTATGGCTGTGAGATTCCTCTCTCAATTGACTCACATGGTCTTCCCATTTCCTTTATCCAGTTGGAAAACAAGAAAAATCTGACATGGCAAGAGAAAGAAGTGGTTCTTGAGCAAGTCAAATCACTGAGAATCTATGATGAACCCAATAGCACTTCTCTGACCTTGGTAGGCGATACCCGCTTTACCTTGCTTAAGGAAGATTATACTATTGAGAGCGAAACAGTCCTTGGGAATGAAACGCTTTACCAGCACACCCTGTTCATGGCCTCATGGCCGATTGTCTTGGCTAGTGGTGGAGAGAAAAAGATTACCTTGGGTCTTCGTATTGAACGAAAATAG
- a CDS encoding RnfABCDGE type electron transport complex subunit B — MNIVMAIIVVAVLGGLFGFGLSYAEKKLAVKKDPKALALEPIMPGANCGVCGYAGCAAYAAAVALGEAPIGLCSPGGPDLVTKMAEIMGQKVEASGETRRKVAHVMCRGNVDVSSQDYKYEGLEDCNAAFLLFGGDYGCKSACLHLGSCIKVCPTGAISRDEQGYIIVDEKKCISCEKCVQICPTGAMHMIFEDSEYVIECNNHEPGGKVRKVCTVGCIGCKICENKYPESGCKVDSFLSAFDQTLPHSQIADAAEACPTKCIIKR, encoded by the coding sequence GTGAATATTGTTATGGCAATCATAGTAGTCGCCGTGTTGGGTGGCCTCTTCGGATTCGGTCTCTCCTATGCTGAAAAGAAATTGGCGGTCAAGAAGGACCCGAAAGCCTTGGCTCTTGAACCTATCATGCCTGGGGCGAACTGTGGTGTGTGTGGGTATGCCGGTTGTGCTGCCTATGCAGCAGCTGTTGCCCTTGGCGAAGCTCCAATTGGTCTATGTAGCCCTGGTGGTCCCGATTTGGTGACTAAAATGGCTGAAATTATGGGACAGAAGGTTGAAGCTTCTGGTGAAACGAGAAGGAAAGTGGCTCACGTCATGTGCCGTGGTAATGTTGATGTGAGTTCACAAGACTATAAATATGAAGGTCTTGAAGACTGTAACGCAGCATTCCTGCTCTTTGGTGGGGATTACGGTTGCAAGTCAGCCTGTTTGCATCTTGGTTCATGTATTAAGGTTTGTCCAACCGGTGCCATCAGCAGGGATGAGCAGGGATACATCATCGTTGATGAAAAGAAGTGTATCAGCTGTGAAAAGTGTGTGCAGATTTGCCCAACGGGTGCTATGCACATGATATTTGAAGATAGTGAATATGTAATTGAATGCAACAACCATGAACCGGGTGGAAAAGTTCGAAAAGTATGTACAGTCGGTTGTATTGGTTGTAAAATCTGTGAAAACAAGTATCCTGAATCAGGATGTAAAGTTGACAGTTTCCTTTCTGCCTTCGATCAGACACTCCCACACAGCCAGATTGCTGATGCTGCAGAGGCGTGTCCGACCAAGTGTATAATTAAGCGGTAG
- a CDS encoding RnfABCDGE type electron transport complex subunit A, giving the protein MSYIAILITFIFINNFILVQFLGVCPFIGVSKNSENAIGMGASVTFVTTVASVVTWAIYYFLLVPFNLQYLQTLTFILVIASLVQLLEMVIQKISPALYKALGIYLPLITTNCAVLGIAIINITNEYNVMEAFVGGIAAGLGFTLAIVLMSNIREKLDLQPVRKAYRGVPIAFISAGLMALAFMAFDKSLLTNLHLV; this is encoded by the coding sequence ATGAGTTATATTGCAATACTAATCACATTTATTTTCATCAATAACTTCATTCTTGTACAGTTCTTGGGTGTTTGTCCCTTCATTGGTGTTTCCAAGAACAGTGAGAATGCCATCGGTATGGGTGCCTCTGTCACCTTTGTAACCACCGTTGCATCTGTGGTAACATGGGCGATTTATTATTTCTTGTTGGTTCCTTTTAATCTGCAGTACCTGCAGACGTTGACATTTATTCTGGTTATAGCAAGTTTGGTACAGTTGTTGGAGATGGTGATCCAGAAGATCAGCCCAGCCTTATACAAGGCTTTGGGTATTTATCTTCCCCTGATTACCACCAACTGTGCAGTCTTGGGTATTGCAATTATCAATATCACCAATGAGTACAATGTCATGGAGGCATTTGTTGGTGGTATCGCAGCAGGCCTTGGTTTTACCTTGGCCATTGTATTGATGAGCAATATTCGAGAGAAACTTGATCTACAACCGGTGAGGAAAGCATATCGTGGCGTTCCCATCGCTTTCATTTCTGCTGGGTTGATGGCTCTGGCCTTTATGGCATTTGATAAGTCACTGCTCACCAATCTGCATCTGGTATAA
- a CDS encoding electron transport complex subunit E, translating to MSKRSKELTKGFFKENPIFVLMLGLCPVLGVSTQVSNAIGMSAGVLFVLLFSNIIISGLRHVIPSSIHIPAYIVVIATLVTITEMVMHAFVPAVYSALGVYLPLIVVNCIILGRAEAFASKNTIVDSILDAIGMAIGFALGLTLIALIRELFGSGTITLFPMGNFSGVINIPWFYDNPIRVLSLAPGALLIMGFLKAFFDWNSSRKKDR from the coding sequence ATGAGTAAGAGGTCAAAAGAACTCACCAAAGGATTTTTCAAGGAAAACCCGATTTTTGTCCTCATGTTGGGACTCTGTCCGGTACTTGGTGTCTCCACCCAGGTCTCCAATGCCATCGGCATGTCTGCAGGTGTCTTGTTTGTGTTGCTGTTCAGCAATATCATCATCTCAGGCCTAAGACATGTAATTCCCTCTTCCATTCATATTCCGGCATATATCGTTGTTATTGCCACCTTGGTAACTATAACTGAAATGGTCATGCATGCCTTTGTTCCTGCTGTTTACAGTGCTTTGGGCGTGTATCTACCATTGATTGTGGTAAACTGCATCATTCTGGGAAGGGCTGAAGCGTTTGCAAGCAAGAATACGATAGTGGATAGCATCCTGGATGCAATCGGGATGGCAATTGGATTTGCTTTGGGACTTACGCTAATTGCATTGATCCGTGAGCTGTTTGGTTCGGGTACCATCACCCTGTTCCCTATGGGGAACTTTAGTGGTGTCATCAATATCCCTTGGTTCTATGATAATCCAATCAGGGTTCTCTCCCTGGCTCCGGGTGCGTTGTTGATCATGGGATTCCTGAAGGCGTTCTTCGATTGGAACTCCTCAAGAAAGAAGGACAGGTAA
- a CDS encoding FMN-binding protein translates to MTKNLKYSLILLSLCAVCAFALALTNNVTAPVIVRLDLERKNQALEAVSAGYIFGEQEMVESNKYVTYSIDLTDNNELVGYIIGLQSAGYGGQMTLVASYALSGELLAAQVLNHTETPGLGAKAADASYMDKFTGTGSDKAVPTSKDMLSDSDAQTVSGASVTFTAVGKAIDAGSAYVKALGGTK, encoded by the coding sequence ATGACAAAGAATCTGAAATATTCACTGATACTGCTTTCCCTCTGTGCAGTCTGTGCGTTTGCCTTGGCACTTACCAATAATGTTACTGCCCCGGTCATCGTACGACTTGACCTGGAAAGAAAGAACCAGGCACTTGAGGCAGTAAGTGCTGGTTACATCTTTGGCGAGCAGGAAATGGTTGAAAGTAACAAGTATGTTACCTATTCAATTGATCTTACAGACAACAATGAACTGGTTGGTTACATCATCGGCTTGCAGAGTGCAGGTTACGGTGGTCAGATGACCTTGGTTGCATCTTACGCTCTCTCTGGTGAATTGCTTGCCGCCCAGGTCCTGAACCATACTGAAACACCCGGTCTTGGTGCAAAGGCAGCGGATGCTTCATACATGGACAAGTTCACGGGAACTGGAAGTGATAAAGCAGTTCCCACTTCAAAGGATATGCTTTCTGACAGTGATGCGCAGACGGTAAGCGGTGCCTCTGTCACATTCACTGCGGTTGGAAAGGCAATTGACGCCGGTAGTGCATATGTGAAAGCGCTTGGAGGTACGAAATGA
- a CDS encoding RnfABCDGE type electron transport complex subunit D, giving the protein MNKPTMTVSSSPHLHAKTDTASIMWSVSLALAPATLWGVYVFGFRSLLVLGVSVLTALLSEFLLGKLYKESTLWDGSAFLTGLLIGMNMSPSVPLFVPFLASVFAIFVAKWVFGGLGANWANPALAGRVFVFFSFTTPMSSFVAPRTLASSLPDALASATPLSLSKTAVSGGTLGLDSSSLLSSMGYPATEFAQNLSAMTGISAFTIDTFLGNVAGCIGEVSALALLIGGLYLLARKIITWHIPVTYIFSTAVLSWMFGGVPSGLGVFGGSFLSSIFSGGLMLGAIFMATDYVTSPISHKGQIVYAIGCGFFTFLFRYFGSMPEAVSVSILLMNIFTPMIDRYIIPRKFGDTRELRKKQKEARA; this is encoded by the coding sequence ATGAATAAACCTACCATGACAGTTTCCTCTTCGCCGCATCTCCATGCGAAGACTGATACCGCGTCCATTATGTGGAGTGTTTCACTCGCTCTTGCTCCTGCAACCCTGTGGGGTGTGTATGTGTTTGGTTTCAGGTCTCTTTTAGTGCTAGGGGTTTCTGTCCTCACAGCCTTGTTGTCGGAATTCTTGCTTGGCAAGTTGTACAAGGAATCAACCCTATGGGATGGTTCAGCGTTCCTTACTGGTTTGTTGATTGGAATGAACATGAGTCCTTCGGTTCCTCTGTTTGTTCCATTCTTAGCAAGTGTGTTTGCAATATTTGTGGCAAAATGGGTGTTCGGTGGCCTAGGGGCCAACTGGGCGAATCCTGCACTCGCTGGTCGTGTATTCGTATTCTTCTCGTTTACCACACCAATGAGTAGTTTTGTTGCTCCCAGGACCCTTGCCTCGTCTCTCCCTGATGCACTTGCATCAGCAACTCCTCTTTCATTAAGTAAGACTGCTGTTTCTGGAGGCACTTTGGGCCTCGATAGTAGTTCCTTGCTCTCATCAATGGGATATCCTGCTACTGAATTTGCACAGAATCTTTCTGCGATGACAGGTATTTCTGCCTTTACTATTGACACCTTCCTTGGTAATGTTGCCGGATGTATCGGTGAGGTTAGTGCACTGGCCCTCCTTATTGGTGGACTTTATCTGCTTGCAAGGAAGATCATCACTTGGCATATTCCGGTTACCTATATATTCTCTACTGCAGTATTATCCTGGATGTTTGGTGGAGTCCCATCAGGACTGGGAGTTTTTGGCGGTAGTTTTCTTTCTTCCATCTTCAGTGGCGGCCTGATGCTTGGAGCCATCTTCATGGCAACAGACTATGTAACCAGCCCGATTAGCCATAAGGGACAGATTGTATATGCCATTGGATGTGGATTCTTTACCTTCCTCTTCAGATATTTCGGGAGCATGCCTGAAGCGGTCTCTGTCTCCATCCTCCTGATGAATATCTTCACACCGATGATAGACAGATACATCATACCCCGTAAATTTGGTGATACGAGAGAACTGAGGAAGAAGCAGAAGGAGGCTAGGGCATGA